Sequence from the Desulforegula conservatrix Mb1Pa genome:
ACAAATATTGGCTTGTAATAGGATCAGAAACTCTAAGATAAACTGAATTACTGCAAGCACGAGTAATTATAGAGCTTATATCCTTTCCGTATATATTTTCTAATTGTCCAAGATCCTGAATCCCAATCCAAACTGAAGCCCCTTTTGATGTACCGAATATTTGTAAATTTAAAATTGATGGTAAATGTTGAAGCGTTCCAAAGTCATCAAGGAAAAAGAAAACTCTCCTATAAGAATCATTCTTCAATGAAATAAAATGACGGCCCATTAAATCGACAAATGCACTTAAAATTGGCTTAAGATAGTCTTTAGTATTTGAATGGTTTGAAACGAATATATTGAATTTAGGATCTTGTAACCATTTCCTGATTGAAAAACTTCCGTCAATATGTTGCAGATATTCGAAACTCTTAGTGTAATGTATTAGTCTGCCAACAATATTTAATGCTTGCGTACTTGATTCATACTGTATGTATGCATATCCTCTTTCTGCCCCAGGAGTTTTTTTCAAAAGTTCAGCTATATCTTTAATATCTAATGTTATTGTTTCCCAAATATCTTTATTTGTTTTCTTATTATTTTGATGCAAGTATACAATAATTCCGGTCAAAACATCTCTGGCAGCATCATTCCAAAATTTACTATCTGATCCAATAGCTGGAGGAATCAATGAAGCTGAAAATGCTTCAATATCATCATTATTTTCGATATCATTGAAAACATTCCATTTTAAACACCTATCATCCAGTGGATTAAATAAATGGTCTGTTTTTTTATTAAAAAATTTAGAAGAATAATCGCCTTTATAATCATAAATAACACAATTGTTTTTACGTTTGATTGCAGCATTAATTATACGACTCAGCAGCACCGTTTTACCTGACCCTGTACTTCCAACCAGTAGTAAGTGTTTCGTTTCATATGCTACTGGCAACTTAATATCTTTACCAAAAGGTAAATAACGATTCTTATCCATAATTTGGAGATTAAATTCTTTTGAAGATATTAATTGTGATCCTGTTATATACTCCTTGGTTGCTTTAATTTTCAATTTTTTCAAAAAAAAATAAAACAAAATAGGTGCACTTAAATATGATAAAAAACTGCTATAAACTGACAAAATAAATTTATGCCTTATTTGCGTATGAGGGATTACTAAATCGGTAATGTATTTATGAACATCAACACTATTCAAATGATAAATTTTATTAAATAGTTTAAAAGGCACACCTTTATCCGGTGAAAAAATAGAAAAAACCCAGCCTTTAATTAGAGTAAAAATAATTTGAAAATCAAAGCTGTCTAACCAAAAAAATAGTATTAAAAATAATGTTAATGCATGAAATATAAGGCAAGTGATAATTGTAATATAAAACCTTCTGGAATTCTTTTCTATAACAAGGAGAATTGTTTCAAACCAATTATAAGATTCTATTTGTTTCATTACTAATCACCTCATTTTAAATTATATTTCTTCTCAAGATCTTCTTTAACAATTTTCCTTAGTTCTTCATATTCTTCAGAATTCATAAAATGTTCAGCCGAGAGATTTAAAAAAATATTGGTTCTTGAGGCATGCCTTTCAGTGTTTTCTGTGGTGTTTTTTATTGCATCTAGTCGT
This genomic interval carries:
- a CDS encoding type IV secretion system DNA-binding domain-containing protein, which gives rise to MKQIESYNWFETILLVIEKNSRRFYITIITCLIFHALTLFLILFFWLDSFDFQIIFTLIKGWVFSIFSPDKGVPFKLFNKIYHLNSVDVHKYITDLVIPHTQIRHKFILSVYSSFLSYLSAPILFYFFLKKLKIKATKEYITGSQLISSKEFNLQIMDKNRYLPFGKDIKLPVAYETKHLLLVGSTGSGKTVLLSRIINAAIKRKNNCVIYDYKGDYSSKFFNKKTDHLFNPLDDRCLKWNVFNDIENNDDIEAFSASLIPPAIGSDSKFWNDAARDVLTGIIVYLHQNNKKTNKDIWETITLDIKDIAELLKKTPGAERGYAYIQYESSTQALNIVGRLIHYTKSFEYLQHIDGSFSIRKWLQDPKFNIFVSNHSNTKDYLKPILSAFVDLMGRHFISLKNDSYRRVFFFLDDFGTLQHLPSILNLQIFGTSKGASVWIGIQDLGQLENIYGKDISSIITRACSNSVYLRVSDPITSQYLSDKIGKAVFSVSKERYSMGDLDNRHSSNLFKSEKTENLVKTSELMALKDLEGYVFFCGTNITKVKFPSDYHSASAIESMVDGMGGVLRAT